Proteins encoded within one genomic window of Streptomyces kaniharaensis:
- a CDS encoding adenylate/guanylate cyclase domain-containing protein: MAEDGSSGGTAGTHDQTVALELERLILDAPRRYTPYQAARAADVPMELATRFWRAMGFPDIGQSRALTDGDVIALRRLAGLVESGLLSESMAIQVARSTGQTTARLAGWQMDTFLENLTQSVEPGLTRADVAYPLVELLLPELEQFLVYVWRRQLAAVTGRVVQAAEDHEMTSGRLAVGFADLVGFTRLSRRLEEEELGELVETFENTCSDLIVGQGGRVIKTLGDEILYVSEDPATAAEIALSLIEALAEDDTIPALRVGMAFGTVTSRMGDVFGTTVNLASRLTSIAPKDAVLIDGEFAAALEQNGSVAPADTDGPGLAEALSAAAGMPASGLPVPGPDAGHRFNLQPMWRRPVRGLGLVEPWLLSRRLKAE, encoded by the coding sequence GTGGCAGAGGACGGCAGCAGCGGCGGGACGGCGGGCACCCACGACCAGACGGTCGCGCTCGAACTCGAACGCCTGATCCTGGACGCGCCACGCCGCTACACCCCGTACCAGGCCGCGCGCGCCGCCGACGTCCCGATGGAGCTGGCCACCCGGTTCTGGCGGGCCATGGGCTTCCCCGACATCGGGCAGTCCCGGGCGCTCACCGACGGTGACGTGATCGCGCTGCGCAGGCTCGCCGGCCTGGTCGAGTCCGGCCTGCTCAGCGAGTCGATGGCGATCCAGGTGGCCCGCTCCACCGGACAGACCACCGCGCGGCTGGCCGGCTGGCAGATGGACACGTTCCTGGAGAACCTCACCCAGTCCGTCGAACCCGGCCTGACCCGCGCCGACGTCGCCTACCCGCTGGTCGAACTGCTGCTGCCCGAGCTCGAGCAGTTCCTCGTCTACGTCTGGCGGCGCCAGCTCGCCGCCGTCACCGGCCGGGTCGTCCAGGCCGCCGAGGACCACGAGATGACCAGCGGCCGGCTCGCCGTCGGCTTCGCCGACCTGGTGGGCTTCACCCGGCTCTCCCGCCGGCTGGAGGAGGAGGAACTCGGCGAACTCGTCGAGACCTTCGAGAACACCTGCTCCGACCTGATCGTCGGGCAGGGCGGCCGGGTCATCAAGACCCTCGGCGACGAGATCCTCTACGTCTCCGAGGACCCGGCGACCGCCGCCGAGATCGCGCTCAGCCTGATCGAGGCGCTGGCCGAGGACGACACCATCCCCGCGCTGCGGGTCGGCATGGCCTTCGGCACCGTCACCTCGCGGATGGGCGACGTCTTCGGCACCACCGTCAACCTGGCCAGCCGGCTCACCTCGATCGCCCCCAAGGACGCCGTGCTGATCGACGGCGAGTTCGCTGCCGCGCTGGAGCAGAACGGCAGCGTCGCGCCCGCCGACACGGACGGGCCCGGCCTCGCCGAGGCGCTCTCGGCCGCCGCCGGGATGCCGGCCTCCGGCCTGCCGGTGCCGGGCCCGGACGCCGGGCACCGCTTCAACCTCCAGCCGATGTGGCGCCGCCCGGTGCGCGGGCTCGGCCTGGTCGAGCCGTGGCTGCTGTCGCGCCGGCTCAAGGCGGAGTAG
- a CDS encoding biotin--[acetyl-CoA-carboxylase] ligase, with translation MTAPESPRRSGLRGLGHVGPSPWTDLDRPPLDEEALRRDLVLPGGLWTSLDVVTETGSTNNDLAARARAGAPQGAVLVAEAQSAGRGRLERQWTAPARSGLFLSVLLRPEEVPVERYGWLPILVGVAAASTLSRVAGVEVGLKWPNDLQVEIDGVERKLGGILTELSGGAVVVGLGINVSLRDAELPVPTAASLALAGATVTDRAILLRALLREFADLYADWTATAGDPHASELLPAYVDRCTTLGRQVRVHLPGDRELTGEAVAVDGDGRLVVRTPDGARRAVGAGDVVHVRPEAR, from the coding sequence ATGACCGCACCCGAATCCCCCCGCCGCAGTGGACTGCGCGGCCTCGGCCATGTCGGGCCGTCGCCGTGGACCGACCTGGACCGGCCGCCGCTGGACGAGGAGGCGCTGCGCCGCGACCTGGTGCTCCCCGGCGGGCTCTGGACCTCGCTCGACGTCGTCACCGAGACCGGCTCCACCAACAACGACCTCGCGGCCCGGGCCCGGGCCGGCGCGCCGCAGGGGGCCGTCCTGGTGGCCGAGGCGCAGAGCGCCGGGCGTGGGCGGCTGGAGCGGCAGTGGACGGCGCCGGCTCGGTCCGGGCTGTTCCTCTCCGTCCTGCTGCGTCCCGAGGAGGTACCGGTCGAGCGGTACGGCTGGCTGCCGATCCTGGTCGGCGTGGCCGCCGCCAGCACGCTGAGCCGGGTCGCCGGGGTGGAGGTCGGGCTGAAGTGGCCCAACGACCTCCAGGTGGAGATCGACGGCGTGGAACGCAAGCTCGGCGGCATCCTCACCGAGCTGAGCGGCGGCGCGGTCGTCGTCGGTCTCGGCATCAACGTCTCGCTGCGCGACGCCGAACTGCCCGTCCCCACCGCCGCCTCCCTCGCGCTGGCCGGCGCCACGGTCACGGACCGGGCCATACTGCTGCGCGCCCTGCTGCGCGAGTTCGCCGACCTGTACGCCGACTGGACGGCCACCGCCGGCGACCCGCACGCCAGCGAACTGCTCCCCGCCTACGTGGACCGCTGCACCACGCTCGGCCGCCAGGTCAGGGTGCACCTCCCGGGCGACCGCGAGCTCACCGGCGAGGCGGTGGCCGTCGACGGCGACGGGCGCCTGGTGGTGCGCACCCCCGACGGCGCACGGCGCGCGGTGGGCGCGGGAGACGTCGTCCACGTGCGCCCCGAAGCCCGCTGA
- a CDS encoding acyl-CoA carboxylase subunit beta, with protein sequence MTEAPYDPHTTAGKLADLRRRIDEAVHSGSAKAVEKQHAKGKLTARERVVELLDEDSFVEFDEFARHRSTNFGQEKNRPYGDGVVTGYGTVDGRQVAVFAQDFTVFGGSLGEVFGEKIVKVMDFALKTGCPVIGINDSGGARIQEGVVSLGLYGEIFRRNVHASGVIPQISLIMGPCAGGAVYSPAITDFVVMADQTSHMFITGPDVIKTVTGEDVGMEELGGARTHNTKSGNAHYLATDEKEAIEYVKSLLSYLPSNNLSDPPSYPDQSYGLSLTEVTAEDLELDTIVPDSANQPYDMHKVIEHVVDDGEFLETQPLFAGNIITGFGRVEGHPVGIVGSQPMDLAGCLDINASEKAARFIRTCDSFNIPVLTFVDVPGFLPGTEQEWDGIIRRGAKLIYAYAEATVPLITVITRKAFGGAYDVMGSKHLGADLNLAWPTAQIAVMGAQGAVNILHRREIAEAEAAGTAEEKRAELIASYEDTLLNPYLAAERGYVDAVIPPSETRRHIVRGLRALRGKREVLPPKKHGNIPL encoded by the coding sequence ATGACCGAGGCGCCGTACGACCCCCACACCACCGCCGGCAAGCTCGCCGACCTTCGGCGCAGGATCGACGAGGCGGTGCACTCCGGCTCCGCAAAGGCCGTGGAGAAGCAGCACGCCAAGGGCAAGCTGACGGCCCGGGAGCGGGTCGTGGAGCTGCTGGACGAGGACTCGTTCGTCGAGTTCGACGAGTTCGCCCGGCACCGCTCGACCAACTTCGGGCAGGAGAAGAACCGCCCGTACGGCGACGGCGTGGTCACCGGCTACGGCACCGTGGACGGCCGCCAGGTCGCCGTGTTCGCGCAGGACTTCACGGTGTTCGGCGGCTCGCTCGGCGAGGTCTTCGGCGAGAAGATCGTCAAGGTGATGGACTTCGCGCTGAAGACCGGCTGCCCGGTCATCGGCATCAACGACTCCGGTGGCGCCCGGATCCAGGAGGGCGTGGTCTCGCTCGGCCTGTACGGCGAGATCTTCCGCCGCAACGTGCACGCCTCCGGGGTGATCCCGCAGATCTCGCTGATCATGGGCCCCTGCGCGGGCGGCGCGGTGTACTCCCCCGCGATCACCGACTTCGTGGTGATGGCCGACCAGACCTCGCACATGTTCATCACCGGCCCCGACGTGATCAAGACCGTCACCGGCGAGGACGTCGGCATGGAGGAGCTGGGCGGCGCCCGCACCCACAACACCAAGTCCGGCAACGCGCACTACCTGGCCACGGACGAGAAGGAGGCGATCGAGTACGTCAAGAGCCTGCTCTCGTACCTGCCCTCCAACAACCTGAGTGACCCGCCGTCCTACCCCGACCAGTCGTACGGCCTCTCGCTCACCGAGGTCACTGCCGAGGACCTCGAACTCGACACCATCGTGCCGGACTCGGCGAACCAGCCGTACGACATGCACAAGGTGATCGAGCACGTCGTCGACGACGGCGAGTTCCTGGAGACCCAGCCGCTGTTCGCCGGCAACATCATCACCGGCTTCGGCCGGGTCGAGGGCCACCCGGTCGGCATCGTCGGCAGCCAGCCGATGGACCTGGCCGGCTGCCTGGACATCAACGCCAGCGAGAAGGCCGCGCGGTTCATCCGGACCTGCGACAGCTTCAACATCCCGGTGCTGACCTTCGTCGACGTGCCCGGCTTCCTGCCCGGCACCGAGCAGGAGTGGGACGGCATCATCCGCCGCGGCGCCAAGCTGATCTACGCCTACGCCGAGGCCACCGTCCCGCTGATCACCGTGATCACCCGAAAGGCCTTCGGCGGCGCCTACGACGTCATGGGCTCCAAGCACCTGGGCGCCGACCTCAACCTGGCCTGGCCCACCGCGCAGATCGCCGTGATGGGCGCGCAGGGCGCGGTCAACATCCTGCACCGGCGGGAGATCGCCGAGGCCGAGGCGGCCGGCACCGCCGAGGAGAAGCGGGCCGAGCTGATCGCCTCGTACGAGGACACCCTGCTCAACCCCTACCTGGCGGCCGAGCGCGGCTACGTGGACGCGGTCATCCCGCCGAGCGAGACCCGCCGGCACATCGTCCGCGGCCTGCGGGCGCTGCGCGGCAAGCGTGAGGTGCTGCCGCCGAAGAAGCACGGCAACATCCCCCTGTAG
- a CDS encoding acyl-CoA carboxylase epsilon subunit yields MAPIHVLHGQPTPEELATVLAVVQARAAAAQAAAEAARRAGVGPASPWNDRARLLRPAIRPGVNAWRTSGWAN; encoded by the coding sequence ATGGCCCCGATCCACGTGCTGCACGGGCAGCCGACCCCCGAGGAGCTGGCCACCGTCCTGGCGGTGGTCCAGGCCCGGGCCGCCGCCGCGCAGGCCGCCGCCGAGGCGGCGCGCCGGGCCGGCGTCGGCCCGGCCTCCCCGTGGAACGACCGCGCCCGCCTGCTCCGTCCGGCGATCCGCCCCGGCGTCAACGCCTGGCGGACGTCCGGCTGGGCGAACTGA
- the mmpB gene encoding morphogenic membrane protein MmpB: protein MLWSDPRDEPSPEARRVQEKMRRAGRVLAAFALVIAVLLLLATKL, encoded by the coding sequence GTGCTCTGGTCAGACCCCCGCGACGAGCCGTCCCCGGAAGCCCGCCGCGTGCAGGAGAAGATGCGCCGCGCCGGCCGGGTGCTCGCCGCCTTCGCCCTCGTGATCGCCGTCCTGCTCTTACTGGCCACCAAGTTGTGA
- a CDS encoding nucleoside triphosphate pyrophosphatase, with protein MTDPRTLVLASASPARLGLLRQAGLDPRVVVSGVDEDAISAATPGELALVLAEAKAKAVAAELTDGELVIGCDSVLELDGRALGKPADAADALARWQSMRGRSGVLRTGHCVIDTVTGEQSSATASTTVRFGTPDDAEIAAYIATGEPLYVAGAFTLDGRSAPFVEGIDGDPGNVIGLSLPLLRTLLADLGVRITDLWAK; from the coding sequence ATGACCGACCCGCGCACCCTCGTCCTCGCCTCCGCCTCCCCCGCCCGCCTCGGGCTGCTGCGCCAGGCGGGCCTCGACCCGCGCGTGGTGGTCAGCGGCGTCGACGAGGACGCGATCAGCGCGGCCACCCCGGGCGAGCTCGCGCTCGTCCTCGCCGAGGCCAAGGCCAAGGCCGTCGCCGCGGAGCTCACCGACGGCGAGCTGGTGATCGGCTGCGACTCCGTCCTGGAGCTGGACGGCCGGGCCCTCGGCAAGCCCGCCGACGCCGCCGACGCGCTCGCCCGCTGGCAGTCCATGCGCGGCCGCTCCGGCGTGCTGCGCACCGGCCACTGCGTGATCGACACCGTGACCGGCGAGCAGTCCTCGGCCACCGCCTCCACCACCGTCCGCTTCGGCACCCCGGACGACGCCGAGATCGCCGCCTACATCGCCACCGGCGAACCGCTGTACGTGGCAGGGGCGTTCACCCTGGACGGCCGCTCGGCGCCGTTCGTCGAGGGCATCGACGGCGACCCGGGCAACGTCATCGGCCTCTCGCTGCCGCTGCTGCGCACCCTGCTCGCCGACCTGGGCGTGCGCATCACCGATCTCTGGGCGAAGTAG
- a CDS encoding acetyl/propionyl/methylcrotonyl-CoA carboxylase subunit alpha translates to MRKVLIANRGEIAVRVARACSDAGIASVAVYAEPDRDALHVRAADEAYALGGDTPGTSYLDIAKVLKAAADSGADAVHPGYGFLSENADFAQAVIDAGLTWIGPPPQAIRDLGDKVTARHVAQRAGAPLVAGTPDPVSGADEVVTFAREHGLPVAIKAAFGGGGRGLKVARTLEEIPELYESAVREAVAAFGRGECFVERYLDNPRHVETQCLADKHGNVVVVSTRDCSLQRRHQKLVEEAPAPFLTDEQNAELYRASKAILKEAGYVGAGTCEFLVALDGTISFLEVNTRLQVEHPVTEEVTGIDLVREMFRVADGEELGYGDPEVRGHSFEFRINGEDPGRGFLPAPGTVTLFAAPSGPGVRLDSGVETGSVIGPAWDSLLAKLIVTGRDRKQALERAKRALSEFKVEGMATAIPFHQAVVVDPAFAPEVHGSDEPFKVYTRWIETEFDNTIPAFAGAPGEGEEAEGRETVVVEVGGKRIEVSLPSSLGVSAAPAAGAAGAAKAKRRVGAKKAGSAVSGDTLASPMQGTIVKVAVEEGQVVAEGELIVVLEAMKMEQPLNAHKAGTVVGLKAEVGASVSSGAALCEIKD, encoded by the coding sequence GTGCGCAAGGTGCTCATCGCCAACCGCGGGGAAATCGCCGTCCGCGTCGCCCGGGCCTGCTCGGACGCCGGTATCGCCAGCGTCGCCGTCTACGCCGAGCCGGACCGGGATGCGCTGCACGTCCGCGCGGCCGACGAGGCTTACGCGCTGGGCGGTGACACCCCCGGCACCAGTTACCTGGACATCGCCAAGGTCCTGAAGGCCGCCGCGGACTCGGGGGCCGACGCCGTCCACCCCGGCTACGGCTTTCTGTCGGAGAACGCCGACTTCGCCCAGGCCGTCATCGACGCGGGCCTGACCTGGATCGGCCCGCCGCCGCAGGCGATCCGTGACCTCGGTGACAAGGTCACCGCCCGGCACGTGGCGCAGCGCGCCGGTGCCCCGCTGGTGGCCGGCACCCCGGACCCTGTCTCGGGCGCCGACGAGGTGGTCACGTTCGCGCGGGAGCACGGCCTTCCGGTCGCCATCAAGGCGGCGTTCGGCGGCGGCGGTCGCGGCCTGAAGGTCGCCCGCACGCTGGAGGAGATCCCGGAGCTGTACGAGTCCGCGGTGCGCGAGGCGGTCGCCGCCTTCGGTCGCGGCGAGTGCTTCGTCGAGCGCTACCTGGACAACCCGCGCCACGTCGAGACCCAGTGCCTCGCCGACAAGCACGGCAACGTCGTGGTCGTCTCGACCCGTGACTGCTCGCTGCAGCGCCGGCACCAGAAGCTGGTCGAGGAGGCGCCCGCGCCGTTCCTGACCGACGAGCAGAACGCCGAGCTGTACCGCGCCTCCAAGGCCATCCTGAAGGAGGCCGGCTACGTCGGTGCCGGCACCTGCGAGTTCCTCGTCGCCCTGGACGGCACGATCTCCTTCCTGGAGGTCAACACCCGTCTCCAGGTCGAGCACCCGGTGACCGAGGAGGTCACCGGCATCGACCTGGTCCGCGAGATGTTCCGCGTCGCCGACGGCGAGGAGCTGGGCTACGGCGACCCTGAGGTCCGCGGCCACTCCTTCGAGTTCCGCATCAACGGCGAGGACCCGGGCCGGGGCTTCCTGCCCGCGCCCGGCACCGTCACGCTGTTCGCCGCGCCGTCCGGCCCGGGTGTCCGTCTGGACTCCGGCGTCGAGACCGGCTCGGTCATCGGCCCCGCCTGGGACTCGCTGCTGGCCAAGCTGATCGTCACCGGCCGCGACCGCAAGCAGGCCCTGGAGCGCGCCAAGCGCGCCCTTTCCGAGTTCAAGGTCGAGGGCATGGCCACGGCCATCCCGTTCCACCAGGCCGTCGTCGTCGACCCGGCGTTCGCGCCCGAGGTCCACGGCAGCGACGAGCCGTTCAAGGTCTACACCCGGTGGATCGAGACCGAGTTCGACAACACCATCCCCGCGTTCGCCGGCGCCCCCGGTGAGGGCGAGGAGGCCGAGGGCCGCGAGACCGTCGTGGTCGAGGTCGGCGGCAAGCGGATCGAGGTCTCGCTGCCGTCCTCCCTGGGCGTCTCGGCGGCCCCGGCGGCGGGCGCGGCGGGTGCCGCGAAGGCCAAGCGCCGGGTGGGTGCCAAGAAGGCCGGTTCAGCCGTCAGCGGCGACACGCTGGCCTCGCCGATGCAGGGCACCATCGTCAAGGTCGCCGTCGAGGAGGGCCAGGTCGTCGCCGAGGGCGAGCTGATCGTGGTCCTGGAGGCGATGAAGATGGAGCAGCCGCTGAACGCGCACAAGGCGGGCACCGTGGTCGGCCTGAAGGCCGAGGTGGGCGCGAGCGTCAGCAGCGGCGCGGCGCTCTGCGAGATCAAGGACTGA
- a CDS encoding DeoR/GlpR family DNA-binding transcription regulator has translation MVRANGAVSLRELARVVQTSEVTVRRDVRALEAEGLLDRRHGGAVLPGGFSREPGYPQKTHLSAAEKSAIADLAAGLVEEGDQVVVGAGTTTQELARRLARVPGLTVVTNSLLVAQALAHANRVEVVMTGGTLRGSNYALVGSGAEQSLHGLRVSKAFISGSGLTAERGLSTANMLSASVDRALVQSAAEVIVLADHTKLGADSMFQTVASEAITRLVTDEHATADDSTARELDALADRGVQIDLAPLGAAPAGDAPVHGTGSGPVHQTQPGPLARRAALPPGGTPLPGQRRPGAHGGPAGMSVRLAELGVPRGR, from the coding sequence ATGGTGCGCGCCAACGGAGCCGTGTCGCTCCGCGAGTTGGCCCGCGTCGTCCAGACCTCCGAAGTGACCGTGCGCCGGGACGTACGGGCCCTGGAGGCAGAAGGGCTCCTCGACCGCCGGCACGGCGGCGCGGTGCTCCCCGGCGGCTTCAGCCGCGAACCCGGTTATCCGCAGAAGACCCACCTCTCCGCGGCCGAGAAGAGCGCCATCGCGGACCTCGCCGCCGGCCTGGTGGAGGAGGGCGACCAGGTGGTCGTCGGCGCCGGCACCACCACCCAGGAGCTGGCCCGCCGGCTCGCCCGGGTGCCCGGCCTCACCGTGGTCACCAACTCGCTGCTCGTCGCCCAGGCGCTGGCGCACGCCAACCGGGTGGAGGTGGTGATGACCGGCGGCACCCTGCGGGGCTCCAACTACGCGCTGGTCGGCAGCGGTGCCGAGCAGTCCCTGCACGGGCTGCGGGTCTCCAAGGCCTTCATCTCCGGCAGCGGCCTCACCGCCGAGCGCGGGCTCTCGACCGCGAACATGCTGTCCGCGAGCGTGGACCGGGCGTTGGTGCAGTCGGCCGCCGAGGTCATCGTCCTCGCCGACCACACCAAGCTCGGCGCGGACAGCATGTTCCAGACGGTCGCCTCCGAGGCCATCACGCGGCTGGTCACCGACGAGCACGCGACCGCCGACGACTCCACCGCCCGCGAACTGGACGCCCTCGCCGACCGCGGGGTGCAGATCGACCTCGCGCCGCTCGGCGCCGCCCCGGCCGGGGACGCCCCGGTGCACGGCACCGGCAGCGGCCCCGTCCACCAGACCCAGCCCGGCCCGCTGGCGCGCCGGGCGGCCCTGCCCCCCGGCGGCACCCCGCTGCCCGGCCAGCGCCGCCCCGGCGCGCACGGCGGCCCGGCCGGCATGTCGGTGCGGCTGGCCGAACTGGGCGTCCCGCGCGGGCGGTGA
- a CDS encoding NAD(P)H-quinone dehydrogenase, translating to MVHVTRIVIIGGGPGGYEAALVAAQLGAEVTVVDRDGLGGSAVLTDCVPSKTLIATAEVMTTFDSSYEELGIIVADDTPPNEQAARVIGVDLGKVNRRVKRLAIAQSHDITQSVTRAGVTVLRGRGRLGAGGQAVDGSREVLVDAPDGTVQSLRADAVLIATGAHPRELPDAQPDGERILTWTQVYDLEELPRELIVVGSGVTGAEFAGAYQALGSKVTLVSSRDRVLPGEDPDAAEVLEDVFRRRGMNVMSRSRAESAKRIGDKVEVTLSDGTVIEGTHCLMAVGSIPNTADMGLEEAGVKLNDWGQIQVDRVSRTGAPGVYAAGDCTGVFMLASVAAMQGRIAMYHALGDAVQPLNLKTVASNVFTDPEIATVGYTAADVQAGKMDAVEVKLPLRGNPRAKMQGIRDGFVKLFCRPGTGIVVGGVVVAPRASELIHSISLAVDANLTVEQVASAFTVYPSVSGSTAEAARQLHIRKRSEGES from the coding sequence ATGGTGCACGTGACTCGGATCGTGATCATCGGTGGCGGACCCGGCGGCTACGAGGCGGCTCTGGTGGCCGCACAGCTCGGCGCGGAGGTGACCGTCGTCGACCGCGACGGTCTGGGCGGATCGGCGGTGCTCACGGACTGCGTGCCGTCGAAGACGCTGATCGCGACCGCGGAGGTGATGACCACCTTCGACAGCTCGTACGAGGAACTGGGCATCATCGTCGCGGACGACACGCCCCCGAACGAGCAGGCCGCCCGGGTCATCGGCGTGGACCTCGGCAAGGTCAACCGCCGTGTGAAGCGCCTGGCGATCGCGCAGTCCCACGACATCACCCAGTCCGTCACCCGGGCCGGCGTCACCGTGCTGCGCGGCCGGGGCCGGCTCGGCGCCGGCGGGCAGGCCGTGGACGGCTCCCGCGAGGTGCTGGTGGACGCGCCCGACGGCACCGTGCAGTCGCTGCGCGCCGACGCCGTGCTGATCGCGACCGGTGCCCACCCGCGCGAGCTGCCGGACGCCCAGCCGGATGGCGAGCGGATCCTCACCTGGACCCAGGTGTACGACCTGGAGGAGCTGCCCCGCGAGCTGATCGTGGTCGGCTCCGGCGTCACCGGCGCCGAGTTCGCCGGCGCCTACCAGGCACTCGGCTCGAAGGTCACCCTGGTCTCCTCGCGCGACCGGGTGCTGCCCGGCGAGGACCCGGACGCCGCCGAGGTGCTGGAGGACGTCTTCCGCCGCCGCGGGATGAACGTGATGAGCCGCTCGCGCGCCGAGAGCGCCAAGCGCATCGGCGACAAGGTCGAGGTCACCCTCTCCGACGGCACGGTGATCGAGGGCACGCACTGCCTGATGGCGGTCGGCTCGATCCCCAACACCGCGGACATGGGCCTGGAGGAGGCCGGGGTCAAGCTCAACGACTGGGGCCAGATCCAGGTCGACCGGGTCTCCCGCACCGGCGCCCCGGGCGTGTACGCGGCCGGCGACTGCACCGGCGTCTTCATGCTCGCCTCGGTGGCCGCCATGCAGGGCCGGATCGCGATGTACCACGCGCTCGGCGACGCGGTGCAGCCGCTGAACCTGAAGACCGTCGCCTCCAACGTCTTCACCGATCCGGAGATCGCCACCGTCGGCTACACCGCGGCCGACGTGCAGGCCGGCAAGATGGACGCGGTCGAGGTCAAGCTGCCGCTGCGCGGCAACCCGCGGGCCAAGATGCAGGGCATCCGGGACGGCTTCGTGAAGCTGTTCTGCCGCCCGGGCACCGGCATCGTCGTCGGCGGCGTCGTGGTCGCCCCGCGCGCCAGCGAGCTGATCCACTCGATCTCGCTCGCGGTGGACGCCAATCTGACGGTCGAACAGGTGGCCAGCGCCTTCACCGTCTACCCGTCCGTCTCCGGCTCGACCGCCGAGGCTGCCCGGCAGCTGCACATCCGCAAGCGGTCCGAGGGCGAATCCTGA
- a CDS encoding gamma-glutamylcyclotransferase: MPLYAAYATNLDARQMTRRAPHSPLRGTGWLDGWRLTFGGEQLGWEGSLATVVEDEKDQVFVSLYDVAPMDEEGLDRWQGVQLGIYRKTRLRAQTLDGDIPVWTYVLNDYEGGLPAARYLGLIADAAESAGAPHDYVMDLRRRPC; encoded by the coding sequence ATGCCCCTCTACGCCGCGTATGCCACCAACCTCGATGCCCGGCAGATGACCCGCCGCGCCCCGCACTCGCCGCTGCGCGGAACCGGGTGGCTGGACGGCTGGCGGCTCACCTTCGGCGGCGAACAGCTGGGCTGGGAGGGCTCGTTGGCCACCGTCGTCGAGGACGAGAAGGACCAGGTGTTCGTCTCGCTCTACGACGTCGCGCCGATGGACGAGGAGGGCCTGGACCGCTGGCAGGGCGTCCAGCTCGGCATCTACCGCAAGACCAGGCTGCGCGCGCAGACTCTGGACGGCGACATCCCGGTCTGGACGTACGTGCTCAACGACTACGAGGGCGGCCTGCCCGCGGCCCGCTACCTGGGCCTGATCGCCGACGCCGCCGAGAGCGCCGGCGCCCCCCACGACTACGTGATGGACCTGCGCCGCCGCCCCTGCTAG
- a CDS encoding purine-nucleoside phosphorylase: MNATPQSVVSADPYAAAQAAAERLRELTGAERHDVALVMGSGWVPAADALGETVAEFPVTEIPGFPAPAVAGHAGKIRSVKIGDKRALIFLGRNHYYEGHGVATVVHGVRTAAAAGCGIVVLTNGCGGLRQGWVPGQPVLISDHINLTADSPIVGANFVDLTDLYSKRLRTLCREVDPTLDEAVYVQFRGPHYETPAEVNMARVIGGELVGMSTTLEAIAAREAGAEVLGISLVTNLAAGMTGEPLNHEEVLEAGKASAERMGELLAKVLERI; the protein is encoded by the coding sequence GTGAACGCAACTCCTCAGTCGGTCGTCTCCGCCGACCCCTACGCCGCCGCCCAGGCCGCCGCCGAGCGCCTGCGCGAGCTGACCGGTGCCGAGCGCCACGACGTCGCCCTGGTGATGGGCTCCGGCTGGGTGCCGGCCGCCGACGCCCTGGGCGAGACCGTGGCCGAGTTCCCGGTCACCGAGATCCCGGGCTTCCCCGCCCCCGCCGTCGCCGGCCACGCCGGCAAGATCCGCTCGGTGAAGATCGGCGACAAGCGCGCCCTGATCTTCCTCGGCCGCAACCACTACTACGAGGGCCACGGCGTGGCCACCGTCGTCCACGGCGTGCGCACCGCCGCCGCGGCCGGCTGTGGCATCGTCGTGCTCACCAACGGCTGCGGCGGTCTGCGCCAGGGCTGGGTCCCCGGCCAGCCGGTCCTGATCAGTGACCACATCAACCTGACCGCGGACTCCCCGATCGTCGGCGCCAACTTCGTCGACCTCACCGACCTCTACTCCAAGCGCCTGCGCACGCTGTGCCGCGAGGTCGACCCGACCCTCGACGAGGCCGTCTACGTGCAGTTCCGCGGCCCGCACTACGAGACCCCGGCCGAGGTCAACATGGCCCGGGTGATCGGCGGCGAGCTGGTCGGCATGTCCACCACCCTGGAGGCCATCGCCGCCCGCGAGGCCGGCGCCGAGGTGCTCGGCATCTCCCTGGTCACCAACCTGGCCGCCGGCATGACCGGCGAGCCGCTCAACCACGAAGAGGTCCTGGAGGCCGGCAAGGCCTCCGCCGAGCGCATGGGTGAGCTTCTGGCGAAGGTCCTTGAGCGGATCTGA